One genomic segment of Hordeum vulgare subsp. vulgare chromosome 2H, MorexV3_pseudomolecules_assembly, whole genome shotgun sequence includes these proteins:
- the LOC123427470 gene encoding protein IQ-DOMAIN 22-like, producing the protein MGWASRWLRGLLGGGKKAGPVSGDHKPEREKKRWGFGKSFREKDPVRPPTPPVQRAATPRRTYAASDDGGDEQNKRAIAVAAATAAVAEAAVAAAQAAAAVVRLTSSGRCPPAGAKHEEWAAVRIQAAFRGYLARRALKALRGLVKLQALVRGNIVRRQAAETLRCMQALVSVQSRARASRATRSRQAAAHPGATTPEKYEQAAYDGPLRHGRSGSLKGGSSKTPGSERMSRERSESCGRNWLDRWVEERYMDDEKNAKILEVDPGKPGRHAASKRRGSGGGHHHQSSCSTRTSEQNSRSYATMPDSPSRDSTTAQQSVPSPSSVGMGMGAGEALSPLRMPADTAAELYESPQFFSATSRPGSSKRGAFFTPTKSECARSLFGGYSDYPNYMSNTESFRAKARSQSAPKQRPLYEKSGSLRKASAHAFAPGAAGQRSSSSLHAKFTNKAYPGSGRLDRLGMPVKY; encoded by the exons ATGGGGTGGGCTTCAAGGTGGCTTCGCGGGCTGCTTGGCGGCGGCAAGAAGGCCGGCCCCGTCTCCGGCGACCACAAGCcggagagggagaagaagcgcTGGGGCTTCGGCAAGTCCTTCCGGGAGAAGGACCCGGTGCGGCCGCCGACGCCTCCGGTGCAGCGGGCGGCGACGCCCCGCCGCACCTACGCGGCGTCGGATGACGGCGGCGACGAGCAGAACAAGCGCGCTATTgccgtggcggcggcgacggcggcggtggccgaggccgccGTTGCCGCGGCGCAGGCGGCCGCCGCCGTTGTGCGGCTGACCAGCAGCGGGCGGTGCCCGCCGGCCGGGGCGAAGCACGAGGAGTGGGCGGCCGTGCGGATCCAGGCCGCTTTCCGTGGCTACCTG GCGAGGCGGGCACTGAAGGCGCTCCGCGGGCTGGTGAAGCTGCAGGCGCTCGTCCGCGGCAACATCGTCCGGCGGCAGGCGGCTGAGACGCTCCGGTGCATGCAGGCGCTCGTCAGCGTGCAGTCCCGCGCGCGCGCCAGCCGCGCCACCCGCTCCCGCCAGGCCGCGGCACACCCG GGGGCGACGACGCCGGAGAAGTACGAGCAGGCGGCATATGATGGCCCGCTCAGGCACGGCCGTTCCGGCTCACTCAAG GGAGGCTCGTCGAAGACACCGGGCAGCGAGAGGATGAGCAGGGAGAGGTCAGAATCCTGCGGGAGGAACTGGCTGGACCGGTGGGTGGAGGAGAGGTACATGGATGACGAGAAGAACGCCAAGATTCTCGAGGTGGACCCCGGCaagcccggccggcacgcggcttcCAAGAggcggggcagcggcggcggccaCCACCACCAGTCGTCGTGCTCGACCCGGACATCGGAGCAGAACAGCCGGAGCTACGCGACGATGCCGGACTCGCCGTCCCGGGACTCGACGACGGCACAGCAGTCCGTGCCGAGCCCGTCCTCCGTGGGCATGGGCATGGGCGCGGGGGAGGCGCTGAGCCCGCTGCGCATGCCGGCGGACACGGCGGCGGAGCTGTACGAGAGCCCGCAGTTCTTCTCGGCGACGTCGCGGCCGGGGAGCTCGAAGCGGGGCGCCTTCTTCACGCCGACCAAGAGCGAGTGCGCGCGCAGCCTCTTCGGCGGCTACTCCGACTACCCCAACTACATGTCCAACACAGAGTCGTTCCGGGCCAAGGCGCGGTCGCAGAGCGCGCCCAAGCAGCGCCCGCTGTACGAGAAGTCCGGCTCGCTCCGGAAGGCGTCGGCGCACGCGTTCGCGCCGGGGGCGGCGGGGCAGAGGTCGTCGTCGTCCCTGCACGCCAAGTTCACCAACAAGGCCTACCCTGGCTCCGGCAGGCTGGACCGGCTCGGCATGCCCGTCAAGTACTGA